A genomic stretch from Sphingomonas faeni includes:
- the leuS gene encoding leucine--tRNA ligase — protein sequence MASRFNALKADAAWQKVWDERKTFAADDLSTKPRSYVLEMFPYPSGRIHMGHVRNYTMGDVLARFRRMKGMEVLHPMGWDAFGMPAENAAMEKGVHPGNWTRANIATMKAQLKRLGFALDWTRELATCEPEYYGHEQALFLDLFAAGLVYRKESAVNWDPVDMTVLANEQVIDGRGWRSGALVERRKLSQWFLKITDFADELVDGLGALEHWPDKVKLMQENWIGRSQGLQFKFQLTAPFPLAGGVGGGPDTNATVAIGGASPPLTPPASGRGIESVEVFTTRPDTMFGSSFVAVAADHPIARAIAETNPDAAAFIELCKRGGTTAAELDTQEKLGFDTGIRAVHPLDKTWHLPVYIANFVLMEYGTGAVFGVPAHDQRDLDFARKYDLPVKRVVSEGDDEAPVFVGDTAWTGAGSLVNSHFLDGMDIEDAKRTVIERAEGEGWGKGTTVFRLRDWGVSRQRYWGTPIPIIHCDACGAVPVPKDQLPIVLPEDVSFDIPGNPLDRHPTWKHVPCPSCGGDARRETDTLDTFVDSSWYFIRFASQPDAKPFDRAGAEKWLPVNQYIGGVEHAILHLLYARFWTRALKHIGMLDIAEPFAGLFTQGMVTHETYSRGDAGDTQPEIDTDEDDSSDAPVKTKWLSPDEVRKIDAGYIEIATGGPVTVGRVTKMSKSKKNTVDPEPIVDQYGADAVRWFVLSDSPPERDLPWSESGIEGAWRFVQRLWRLIESDDAAKAEGDDVALRKLCHRTTVGIESDINALQFNKAVARLYSLCTAIEKAPPSADREQGVRTLLLLVSPMVPHVAEEAWATAGNDGLIADAAWPIVDPAMLVDDEVTIAVQVNGKLRDTLVFAKGAPKDEVEAAALASEKIVRLLEGNPPRKVIVVPDRLVNIVA from the coding sequence ATGGCGTCGCGTTTCAATGCGTTGAAGGCGGACGCGGCGTGGCAGAAGGTCTGGGACGAGCGCAAGACGTTCGCCGCTGACGATCTGTCGACCAAGCCGCGTTCGTACGTGCTCGAGATGTTCCCCTATCCGTCGGGGCGCATCCACATGGGGCATGTCCGGAACTACACGATGGGCGACGTGCTCGCGCGTTTCCGTCGGATGAAGGGCATGGAAGTGCTCCATCCGATGGGCTGGGACGCGTTCGGCATGCCCGCCGAGAATGCGGCGATGGAAAAGGGCGTGCATCCGGGCAATTGGACGCGCGCCAACATCGCGACGATGAAGGCGCAGCTGAAGCGCCTGGGCTTCGCGCTCGATTGGACGCGCGAACTCGCGACCTGCGAGCCCGAATATTACGGGCATGAGCAGGCGCTGTTCCTGGATCTGTTCGCGGCAGGCTTGGTCTACCGCAAGGAATCGGCAGTAAACTGGGACCCGGTCGACATGACCGTGCTCGCCAACGAGCAGGTGATCGACGGTCGCGGCTGGCGTTCCGGCGCGCTGGTCGAGCGTCGGAAACTGTCGCAGTGGTTCCTGAAGATCACCGACTTCGCCGACGAGCTGGTGGACGGCCTCGGCGCGCTCGAGCATTGGCCAGACAAGGTCAAGCTGATGCAGGAAAACTGGATCGGCCGCAGCCAGGGCCTGCAGTTCAAGTTCCAGCTCACTGCTCCCTTCCCGCTCGCGGGAGGGGTCGGGGGAGGGCCTGACACGAACGCGACGGTAGCGATTGGGGGCGCCTCCCCTCCCCTAACCCCTCCCGCAAGCGGAAGGGGAATAGAGTCGGTCGAGGTCTTCACCACCCGCCCCGACACGATGTTCGGCTCCAGCTTCGTCGCGGTCGCCGCCGATCACCCGATCGCGCGCGCCATCGCCGAGACGAACCCGGACGCCGCCGCGTTCATCGAACTCTGCAAGCGCGGCGGCACCACCGCAGCGGAACTCGACACGCAGGAAAAGCTCGGCTTCGACACCGGCATTCGTGCGGTGCATCCGCTCGACAAGACGTGGCACCTCCCCGTTTACATCGCGAACTTCGTGCTGATGGAATACGGCACCGGCGCGGTGTTCGGCGTGCCTGCGCACGACCAGCGCGATCTCGATTTCGCACGCAAATACGACCTGCCTGTCAAGCGCGTCGTCAGCGAAGGCGATGACGAGGCCCCGGTGTTCGTCGGCGACACCGCCTGGACCGGCGCCGGCAGCCTGGTGAACTCGCACTTCCTCGACGGCATGGACATCGAGGACGCCAAGCGCACCGTGATCGAGCGCGCCGAGGGCGAAGGCTGGGGCAAGGGCACGACCGTGTTCCGCCTGCGCGACTGGGGCGTCAGCCGCCAGCGGTATTGGGGCACGCCGATCCCGATCATCCACTGCGACGCGTGCGGGGCGGTGCCGGTGCCCAAGGACCAATTGCCGATCGTGCTGCCCGAGGACGTCTCGTTCGACATCCCCGGCAACCCGCTCGATCGCCATCCGACGTGGAAGCACGTGCCCTGCCCGTCCTGCGGCGGCGATGCGCGGCGCGAGACCGACACGCTCGACACGTTCGTCGATTCGTCGTGGTATTTCATTCGCTTCGCCAGCCAGCCTGACGCGAAACCGTTCGACCGGGCGGGCGCGGAGAAGTGGCTGCCGGTCAACCAGTATATCGGCGGCGTCGAGCACGCGATCCTGCACCTGCTCTACGCACGCTTCTGGACGCGCGCGCTGAAGCATATCGGCATGCTCGACATCGCCGAGCCGTTCGCGGGACTGTTCACGCAAGGCATGGTGACGCACGAGACGTATAGTCGAGGCGACGCCGGCGACACGCAGCCGGAGATCGACACCGACGAGGACGATTCGAGCGACGCGCCGGTGAAGACGAAGTGGCTGTCTCCCGACGAGGTCCGCAAGATCGATGCAGGGTATATCGAGATCGCGACCGGAGGCCCTGTGACGGTCGGTCGCGTGACGAAGATGTCGAAGTCGAAGAAGAACACCGTCGATCCCGAGCCGATCGTCGACCAATATGGCGCCGACGCGGTCCGGTGGTTCGTGCTCTCCGACTCGCCCCCCGAGCGCGATCTCCCGTGGAGCGAATCCGGCATCGAAGGCGCCTGGCGGTTCGTCCAGCGGCTCTGGCGGCTGATCGAGTCCGACGATGCCGCCAAGGCCGAGGGCGACGACGTCGCGCTGCGCAAACTCTGCCACCGGACGACCGTCGGTATCGAGAGCGATATCAACGCCTTGCAGTTCAACAAGGCAGTCGCGCGGCTCTATTCCTTGTGCACCGCGATCGAGAAGGCACCGCCCTCCGCCGACCGCGAACAGGGAGTCCGCACGTTGCTGCTGCTCGTCAGCCCGATGGTCCCGCACGTCGCCGAGGAAGCCTGGGCGACCGCGGGCAATGACGGCCTGATCGCCGATGCCGCGTGGCCGATCGTCGATCCCGCGATGCTGGTCGACGACGAAGTCACGATCGCGGTGCAGGTCAACGGCAAGCTGCGCGACACGCTCGTCTTCGCCAAGGGCGCGCCGAAGGATGAGGTCGAAGCCGCCGCGCTAGCCTCCGAGAAGATCGTCCGCCTGCTCGAGGGCAATCCGCCCCGGAAAGTGATCGTCGTGCCCGACCGTCTCGTGAACATCGTCGCATGA
- a CDS encoding DUF3576 domain-containing protein — MFRRSRIAVVLFALPLVACGGGSARPKADLAASKITTIGVNSYLWRASLDTLGFMPLLQTDSNGGVIVTDWYTNPQTPTERMKVTVSILDQDLRADALRVAALREVNRNGQWVSSPVQAATTQKLEDIILTKARDLRRASIAG, encoded by the coding sequence ATGTTCCGCCGCTCGCGTATCGCAGTCGTGCTGTTTGCCCTGCCTCTCGTCGCTTGCGGCGGCGGATCGGCGCGTCCCAAGGCGGATCTCGCCGCGTCGAAGATCACGACGATCGGCGTGAACAGCTATCTGTGGCGCGCGAGCCTCGACACGCTCGGCTTCATGCCGCTGCTCCAGACCGATTCCAACGGCGGCGTGATCGTGACCGACTGGTACACCAACCCGCAGACCCCGACAGAGCGCATGAAGGTCACCGTGTCGATCCTCGATCAGGACCTGCGGGCCGATGCGCTGCGCGTCGCCGCCCTCCGCGAAGTCAACCGCAACGGCCAGTGGGTCTCGTCGCCGGTCCAGGCCGCGACCACGCAGAAGCTCGAAGACATCATCCTGACCAAGGCCCGCGACCTGCGCCGCGCCTCGATCGCGGGCTGA
- a CDS encoding thiamine phosphate synthase, whose translation MARRNPIPARWLMTDERMGSALWRALTRLPPGSGVVFRHYATPEPERRALLRRVKRIAQARRLVVVVAGKSTITADGVHGRARTDGIRTWPAHSRREALAGKREEADALFVSPIHATRSHDGAVGIGPAQAMRIGRGLGIPMIALGGMNESRWRQIRRFGFHGWAAIDAWLPTTRRRPDERQDPE comes from the coding sequence GTGGCTCGTCGTAACCCCATTCCCGCGCGCTGGCTGATGACGGACGAGCGGATGGGCAGCGCGTTGTGGCGTGCCCTGACGCGATTGCCGCCTGGATCAGGCGTCGTGTTTCGACATTACGCGACACCCGAGCCGGAACGACGGGCTTTACTGCGGCGGGTCAAGCGCATCGCACAAGCGCGCCGGTTGGTCGTGGTGGTGGCCGGCAAATCCACGATCACAGCCGACGGCGTGCACGGTCGGGCCCGGACCGACGGGATCAGAACCTGGCCAGCGCATTCGAGACGCGAGGCCTTGGCCGGCAAGCGCGAAGAGGCTGATGCCCTGTTCGTATCCCCGATTCACGCCACCCGATCGCATGACGGGGCAGTCGGAATCGGTCCGGCGCAGGCCATGCGGATCGGACGAGGCCTCGGCATACCGATGATAGCGCTAGGCGGGATGAACGAGTCACGGTGGCGGCAAATCCGCCGTTTCGGCTTCCACGGCTGGGCCGCAATCGATGCTTGGCTGCCCACAACGCGCCGTCGTCCTGACGAACGTCAGGACCCAGAGTAA
- a CDS encoding YggS family pyridoxal phosphate-dependent enzyme yields MIADDTTKLQAIRSRIAKAAEIADRRVTDVTLIAVSKTHPVEAIEPLLVEGQRVFGENRVQEASEKWPALREEYPDVELHLIGQLQSNKAAEAVALFDCIHAVDRPSLVTALGKAMAASDRRPDCFLQVNIGDEPQKGGCAIADLPALVEQARAAGLPIAGLMCLPPADVEPAPYFALLAKLARDHGLTGLSMGMSDDFETAVTIGATHVRIGSALFGARGVAA; encoded by the coding sequence ATGATTGCTGACGACACCACCAAATTGCAGGCCATCCGCAGCCGGATCGCCAAGGCCGCCGAAATCGCCGATCGCCGCGTTACCGACGTGACGCTGATCGCGGTCTCCAAGACGCATCCGGTCGAGGCGATCGAGCCGTTGCTCGTCGAAGGCCAACGCGTGTTCGGCGAGAATCGCGTGCAGGAAGCGTCCGAGAAATGGCCGGCGTTGCGCGAGGAATATCCCGACGTCGAACTGCACCTGATCGGCCAGCTCCAGTCCAACAAGGCGGCGGAAGCGGTGGCGTTGTTCGACTGCATCCACGCGGTCGATCGTCCCTCGCTGGTGACTGCACTCGGGAAGGCGATGGCCGCGAGCGATCGTCGCCCGGACTGCTTCCTCCAGGTCAATATCGGCGACGAACCGCAAAAGGGGGGCTGCGCGATCGCGGACCTGCCCGCGCTGGTGGAACAGGCGCGTGCCGCCGGTTTGCCGATCGCCGGGCTGATGTGCCTGCCGCCTGCGGACGTCGAGCCGGCGCCGTATTTCGCGCTGCTCGCCAAGCTCGCGCGCGATCATGGGCTGACCGGGCTGAGCATGGGGATGTCCGACGATTTCGAGACCGCGGTGACGATCGGGGCGACTCACGTTCGGATCGGCAGCGCGTTGTTCGGCGCGCGGGGTGTCGCAGCATGA
- a CDS encoding HAD family hydrolase produces the protein MSISVRFDALLFDFDGVLIDSEAVGNRHIAEWLTAAGHPTTAEDSMANFMGLAGPQFIDAVERWIDRPLTDDFYAARKAEDERVMAAGVDAIEGAVAFVRSLPADLPKAIVSSSPVSWIARHLEHIGLRDAFGDHLYSGREHVTNGKPAPDLYLFGARQLGVDIARTAILEDSPVGATGAVASGGYVIGLSAGSHCNAEHGARLKAIGVDALAESFEDVARLLA, from the coding sequence ATGAGCATTTCGGTACGGTTCGACGCTCTGCTGTTCGACTTCGATGGCGTGTTGATCGACAGCGAAGCCGTCGGCAACCGCCACATAGCGGAATGGCTGACGGCGGCCGGTCACCCGACGACCGCCGAAGATTCGATGGCGAATTTCATGGGGCTCGCCGGGCCGCAGTTCATCGACGCGGTCGAACGCTGGATCGATCGGCCGCTCACCGACGACTTCTACGCGGCGCGCAAAGCCGAGGACGAGCGCGTGATGGCGGCCGGCGTCGACGCGATCGAGGGCGCGGTGGCGTTCGTCCGCTCGCTTCCTGCCGACCTGCCCAAGGCGATCGTTTCTTCGAGCCCGGTCTCGTGGATCGCGCGGCATCTGGAGCATATCGGGCTGCGCGATGCGTTCGGCGACCATCTTTATAGTGGGCGCGAACACGTCACCAACGGCAAGCCTGCGCCGGATCTGTACCTGTTTGGCGCGCGGCAACTTGGGGTGGATATTGCGCGGACTGCGATTCTTGAAGATTCGCCGGTGGGTGCGACCGGGGCTGTGGCCTCGGGAGGTTATGTCATCGGGTTGTCTGCGGGGTCGCATTGCAATGCCGAGCACGGGGCGCGGCTGAAGGCTATCGGTGTGGATGCGCTGGCGGAGAGTTTCGAGGACGTGGCGCGGTTGCTCGCTTAG
- a CDS encoding YdcF family protein encodes MVFGAAVRPDGSPSPTLARRIAFAAAAAARYVDADLFCSGAKGTHGPSEASVMAEVLAETVDRSRIHLDEASVDTLQSVVAATAFARAGKYAQCMICTDGYHQPRIRMLFAMLGMPASAIHVPHGGSRRYQLKMRTREAAAIPYDLVAGIGAIWRRKRG; translated from the coding sequence GTGGTGTTCGGCGCGGCCGTTCGTCCCGATGGCAGCCCGAGCCCGACTCTCGCCCGCCGCATCGCGTTCGCCGCCGCGGCGGCAGCGCGCTACGTCGATGCAGACCTGTTCTGCTCGGGTGCGAAGGGTACGCATGGACCTTCGGAAGCATCGGTCATGGCCGAAGTGCTGGCGGAAACGGTCGATCGTTCGCGGATCCATCTCGACGAGGCCAGCGTGGATACGTTGCAAAGCGTCGTCGCGGCGACCGCGTTCGCCCGCGCGGGCAAGTATGCGCAATGCATGATCTGCACCGACGGCTATCACCAGCCGCGCATCCGCATGCTGTTCGCGATGCTCGGCATGCCCGCGAGCGCGATCCACGTCCCGCATGGCGGCAGCCGGCGGTACCAACTCAAGATGCGAACGCGCGAGGCCGCGGCAATCCCGTATGACCTGGTCGCAGGGATCGGCGCGATCTGGCGGCGGAAGCGGGGCTGA
- the ribA gene encoding GTP cyclohydrolase II, with the protein MTNPRAAARAVDALRRGWPIAIDGLVLLAVETADAERLAAFDPEANGGVLISSGRAVTLKLANQLAAADPTEPVLVDRAPWIDFAAATALADPQFDLATPLKGPFRTLPVTDPEAAAAALRLARIAGLLPAFFLGTGEPEVGITTADIDAHEDANRLTLATRARLPVEGAEDAEIVAFRSPESADEHIALLIGQPNGQPPLVRLHSECLTGDVLGSLKCDCGPQLHAAIHAIRHSGWGILLYLRQEGRGIGLVNKLRAYALQDQGFDTVDANTRLGFAVDARDFGVAARMLTLLGQREVRLLTNNPAKVAGLEAAGVTVIERVPHFLPSNPHNAQYLATKRDRTGHQF; encoded by the coding sequence TTGACCAATCCCCGCGCCGCCGCCCGCGCGGTCGATGCACTGAGACGTGGCTGGCCGATCGCGATCGACGGGCTCGTGCTGCTCGCGGTCGAGACGGCGGATGCGGAACGGTTGGCAGCGTTCGATCCCGAAGCGAACGGCGGCGTGCTGATCTCGTCGGGCCGCGCGGTAACGTTGAAGCTCGCGAACCAGCTCGCGGCGGCGGACCCCACCGAACCCGTACTAGTCGATCGCGCGCCCTGGATCGACTTCGCCGCCGCGACCGCGCTGGCCGACCCGCAATTCGACCTGGCGACTCCGCTCAAGGGTCCGTTCCGCACGCTCCCGGTGACCGATCCCGAAGCGGCCGCCGCCGCGTTACGCCTCGCGCGAATTGCCGGACTGCTACCCGCCTTCTTCCTCGGCACCGGCGAACCCGAAGTCGGCATAACCACCGCCGACATCGACGCCCATGAGGACGCGAACCGCCTGACGCTGGCTACGCGCGCGCGCCTTCCGGTCGAGGGCGCGGAGGACGCCGAGATCGTCGCATTCCGCAGCCCCGAAAGCGCGGACGAGCACATCGCGTTGCTGATCGGCCAACCCAACGGTCAGCCGCCGCTGGTCCGATTGCACAGCGAGTGCCTGACGGGCGACGTGCTCGGCAGCCTCAAATGCGACTGCGGGCCGCAGTTGCACGCCGCGATCCACGCGATCCGGCATAGCGGCTGGGGCATCCTGCTGTATCTGCGGCAGGAGGGACGCGGGATCGGCCTGGTCAACAAGCTGCGCGCGTACGCTTTGCAGGATCAGGGTTTCGACACGGTCGATGCGAACACCCGGCTCGGCTTCGCGGTCGATGCGCGCGATTTCGGCGTGGCGGCACGGATGCTGACTCTGCTCGGCCAGCGCGAGGTGCGGTTGCTGACCAACAACCCCGCCAAGGTCGCGGGACTCGAAGCGGCAGGCGTGACGGTGATCGAACGCGTCCCGCACTTCTTGCCCTCCAATCCGCACAATGCGCAGTATCTCGCGACCAAGCGCGATCGCACGGGGCATCAGTTCTGA
- a CDS encoding exodeoxyribonuclease III: MKIVSWNINSVRFRIAIVEQFLRDEQPDILCLQETKVIDGDFPLEAFRALGYEHIVLHGQRMHHGVAILSRVPIVEDDRFDWQANSEARHIGVRLENGVRLENVYVPAGGDVPDREVNPKFGQKLDFIDRMTTWSETLPGPTILVGDFNIAPLESDVWSHKQLLDVVSHTPIEVEALGKLQAAGDWVDLGRRFHPAPARLFTWWSYRAKDWAASDRGRRLDHMWATGAAAEAAVSHHVYERCRSWLKPSDHVPIMTEFAF, encoded by the coding sequence GTGAAGATCGTCTCCTGGAACATCAACTCGGTCCGTTTCCGGATCGCCATCGTCGAACAGTTTCTGCGCGACGAGCAGCCCGACATCCTGTGCTTGCAAGAGACCAAGGTCATCGACGGCGACTTCCCGTTGGAGGCGTTCCGCGCGCTCGGCTACGAACACATCGTCCTGCACGGCCAACGCATGCATCACGGCGTCGCGATCCTGAGCCGAGTCCCGATCGTCGAGGACGACCGATTCGACTGGCAGGCGAACAGCGAGGCGCGTCACATCGGCGTCCGCCTCGAGAACGGCGTACGGCTCGAAAACGTCTACGTCCCGGCCGGCGGCGACGTCCCCGACCGCGAGGTAAATCCCAAATTCGGCCAGAAGCTGGACTTCATCGACCGCATGACGACGTGGTCCGAAACCCTCCCCGGCCCCACCATCCTGGTCGGCGACTTCAACATCGCCCCGCTCGAATCGGACGTCTGGAGCCACAAGCAGTTGCTCGACGTCGTCAGCCACACCCCCATCGAGGTCGAGGCGCTCGGCAAATTGCAAGCGGCCGGCGACTGGGTTGATCTCGGCCGTCGCTTCCACCCTGCCCCCGCCCGCCTGTTCACCTGGTGGAGCTACCGCGCCAAGGATTGGGCCGCATCGGACCGTGGGCGAAGGCTCGATCACATGTGGGCGACCGGTGCGGCTGCCGAAGCGGCGGTGTCGCACCATGTCTATGAACGCTGCCGAAGCTGGCTGAAGCCATCCGACCACGTCCCGATCATGACCGAGTTCGCGTTTTGA
- a CDS encoding LolA family protein, producing the protein MFNTRPAVIATITALSVAAVPAPIAAQATGDLAAVQKHLQSVETMTANFSQADRNGKVLTGVLTLKKPGKLRFQYEKGVPILIVAEGGALTFIDYSVKQVQRWPIKNSPLGVLLDPTRDITRYAKLVPGYDQRIVSVEANDPKHPEYGRITLVFVRNAGAPGGLMLQGWVALDSQNNRTTIRLTNQKFGEAVSDNTFRWNDPRRTGVRK; encoded by the coding sequence ATGTTCAATACCCGCCCCGCGGTGATCGCTACGATCACCGCCCTATCGGTCGCCGCCGTACCGGCGCCGATCGCAGCCCAGGCCACCGGCGATCTCGCGGCCGTGCAGAAGCACCTCCAGTCGGTCGAGACGATGACCGCGAATTTCTCGCAGGCGGATCGCAACGGCAAGGTGCTGACCGGCGTGCTGACGCTGAAGAAGCCCGGCAAGCTGCGCTTCCAATACGAGAAGGGCGTGCCGATCCTGATCGTCGCGGAAGGCGGCGCGCTGACCTTCATCGATTATTCGGTGAAGCAGGTGCAGCGCTGGCCGATCAAGAATTCGCCGCTGGGCGTGCTGCTCGACCCGACCCGCGACATCACGCGTTATGCCAAACTCGTTCCCGGTTACGACCAGCGGATCGTGTCGGTCGAGGCGAACGATCCGAAGCACCCGGAATACGGCCGGATCACCTTGGTGTTCGTCCGCAACGCGGGCGCGCCGGGTGGGCTGATGCTGCAGGGCTGGGTCGCGCTCGACAGTCAGAACAACCGGACGACGATCCGCCTGACCAACCAGAAGTTCGGCGAGGCGGTCAGCGACAACACGTTCCGCTGGAACGACCCACGTCGCACGGGTGTAAGAAAGTAA
- a CDS encoding carbohydrate porin, with product MSGQVSAQDTAKQTPGSSTTDTQHRPRAGVRRDSDLSPSALTADTQRTPPPGLFADWFDIRKRLTERGIGVSARYASESGYNFAGGDRKLLRETGQFDVGVLLDLDKVIGLQGGAFQATLTYRRGRDLGADANLGVLQQVQEVYGRGQTLRLTQFWYEQKLGEKLELKIGRTNPGEDFAVFSCYFQNLSFCGAQPGNLVGDYWYNWPVGQWGARLRYDVNDHLTLKTAAYEVNPRNLEKDFVIGRFHGATGALIPVEAEWRRGDDDGRVGAYKVGGWVNTSNGDDVFYDVNRRPIAITGLEPLRRSARYGVYFNIQQQVTGTSKDGKSVTGLSVFLNATQADRATSTTDNQVAAGLFYKGLVPWRPNDILGFGVARTNVNGRVAKRQALDPTRPAVQDAEYASEIYYSVHPTRWLELRPNVQWVHNPGGVHDANDVGVLGMKAAITL from the coding sequence ATGTCCGGCCAAGTCTCCGCGCAGGACACCGCCAAGCAAACCCCCGGCAGCAGCACCACCGACACCCAGCACCGCCCCCGCGCGGGTGTCCGCCGCGACAGCGATCTCTCCCCGTCCGCGCTGACCGCCGATACGCAGCGCACCCCGCCCCCCGGCCTGTTCGCGGACTGGTTCGATATCCGCAAACGCCTGACCGAGCGCGGGATCGGCGTCAGCGCGCGTTATGCCTCGGAAAGCGGCTATAATTTCGCAGGTGGCGACCGGAAGCTGCTGCGCGAGACGGGACAGTTCGACGTCGGTGTGCTGCTCGATCTCGACAAGGTGATCGGGCTGCAGGGCGGTGCGTTCCAGGCCACCCTCACCTATCGGCGTGGTCGCGATCTCGGTGCGGATGCCAATCTCGGCGTGCTGCAACAGGTGCAGGAAGTGTACGGCCGCGGCCAGACGCTGCGCCTGACGCAATTCTGGTACGAGCAGAAACTCGGTGAAAAGCTCGAGCTGAAGATCGGCCGTACCAATCCCGGCGAGGATTTCGCGGTATTCTCCTGCTATTTCCAGAACCTCAGCTTCTGCGGCGCGCAGCCCGGCAATCTGGTCGGCGATTACTGGTATAATTGGCCGGTCGGCCAATGGGGCGCACGGCTGCGCTACGACGTCAACGACCACCTCACGCTGAAGACCGCCGCCTACGAAGTGAACCCGCGCAACCTCGAAAAGGACTTCGTGATCGGCCGGTTCCACGGCGCGACCGGCGCGCTGATCCCCGTCGAGGCCGAATGGCGTCGCGGCGACGATGACGGCCGCGTTGGCGCATACAAGGTCGGCGGCTGGGTCAACACGTCGAACGGTGATGACGTGTTCTACGATGTGAACCGCCGGCCGATCGCGATCACCGGCCTCGAACCGCTCCGCCGCAGCGCGCGCTACGGCGTGTATTTCAATATCCAGCAACAGGTCACCGGCACCTCGAAGGACGGCAAGTCGGTCACCGGGCTCAGCGTGTTCCTCAACGCGACGCAGGCCGACCGCGCGACCTCGACCACCGACAACCAGGTCGCCGCCGGGCTGTTCTACAAGGGGCTGGTACCGTGGCGGCCGAACGACATCCTCGGCTTCGGCGTGGCGCGAACCAACGTGAACGGACGTGTCGCCAAGCGCCAGGCGCTCGATCCGACCCGGCCCGCGGTGCAAGATGCGGAATATGCGTCGGAGATATACTACAGCGTCCACCCGACGCGGTGGCTGGAGCTCCGCCCGAACGTGCAATGGGTCCACAACCCCGGTGGCGTGCATGACGCCAATGACGTCGGCGTACTAGGGATGAAGGCGGCGATTACCCTGTAA